The nucleotide window caaaaaaaaaggaaaataaaagaagaaacagaaaattacaggTTTAATATCTTGAAATACTACTAGTGAACAGTAATCACATTCAGCACAAATCCCTTTTAAATATGTGTGAATAGCTGTGACAGGACTTAATGCTTTTCCAAAGGACAACAGCATGAATTCTACTACAAGAAGCAGGAGCTTATTTTTaagtactaaaaaaataataatcacaaGAAAAGTTCTGTTACAACCCAAGTAAGATTTTCTCAAAAAATGGAAACCAGAACTACTTCAAACCCAAAGAGTCttgaagagaaaatacattagTTGCTTAAAGAGAGAGcaatttttcacaaaatatcTGACATCACCCAggctttatttcttctgcagaagaaaagctttcttttttagataaatatatttgtcaagatattttctttctgggaaaTTAACTGTAATGTACAATGCTCCAGCTATTTCCAGAGGAAGTTGTGTAGCTGCTGGCCTACCAAGATAAGAAACTTGAGGAATACAGCTAACAATAAGAGTTACAGTGAATAGAGACAGTGTTAACCAGTTTGCAGGTGGCAGATACACATTTGAAATCTCAGTATTTAATCTCCTTAATGTGGGTTTTGACTTCGTAAATACATTACCgtgttttaatatttattctgtAGAGGGGAGTATTAAATGTGTTTACTTCCACTCTTTCAAGAGCAGATTATGTTATTTGCTTGGAAGATTGAATTCTTCATTGCTGAAAGTAACATGGTTTTAGGAAACCAATTGTAAGCACTTGGGCTCGAGAAAGTTGATTTTAGGAAATGAATAAATGCTGCTACTCCTTATGGAGAGAACTGGGGCAGTACATGACCTTCTCTGTGCTCATATACTCATCACTCACCACTGCTTCATCCTCAGCACCcctgaaattaaaacagaggTTTACCAGTTCATGTGAGCTGGAGATTTCAATTTCAGTGTTGTAAAGACAGAAACTGAATTAGTAAAGGACATAACTAACAAAGAGCCTAAATTGTGTTTAGAAGCAAGGTGGTCTTGGCAGTGTGTTACTGCAGATGGGGAGGtcccacagcagccctgcagccgtCCTCCAGTTTGCAGAATGGGCTGTGGTACTGACACGTCTGCAGGCTGAAAAGAATGATTGTCCTCAATTTCCCTGTCAGTTTGCTCTTCTAGGAACTCTCAGCACTGAAAAAGCCCTTTTACCTTACCAGAATTTCTTGATGTCAGTAGAAGTGTGGGAAATACTGATCTAAACAACTCATCCTCGCCTATATCAGGATTGGTAGGAAGACCCAGCTGCCCGTTCTTTGTTcaccattttttgttttgcattgaatttctaaaacaaatttcATTCTGCCAGTCAAAACTCGGGACTGACAGTCTCTTTTAAGATTTATTCTGTATCTTCGGAACTTTGATTTCTTGTTCTCCTCTTTGGGTACAGCAGTCCATGGCTGCTGTCTCCCCATGAGCAGTTCCtgatcctccctccaacccaCACCTCTCAGCCCTGGTGTTGGTCTGTCTGTTCCACTACAGCCACCACTGCAGCTTCCCTATGGCTGCTCTGAAGGAGTTAACAGCTATCCTTCCTAGCAACAAGGTTTAATCCTGAATGATTACTTGGAAAATTATGTCCACAGgcttctgttctgtttcactTCACATTTTCACTCTGCTTAGCATTTGCTCCCTTCCTCCATCACCAAATCAAACCAGAGCTGACAGAGAAGGCCAAACCCATGGAAGAATTACTTTGAACAGCTGTAGTTGACTGTGacttctgaataatttttccaAACTAAAGTCTGGAATAAGTGTCCTTCAGTTCTGCTGTAGCTATTCTGAAGTTTCATGTGGTATGCAAGGCAATCATCCTCAAGCCCATAAATTCTCTCCAGAAAACAGACTGCATAATAGAAACTCCATCTTTTCTAATGCCGTTCCCACAAAAGTGCAGTGCAGTACATGTAAACAAGATGCTGTGAGATCAGCTATGAGAACCACCACAACTGTGACTGGGACCTGTGCTGCATAGTACTGGTGCATGAGTTTTGGCCTCCAAGCAGTCCATattagaagcatttttttttgacctATGTTAAATTTTTGGCTGGAATTTGAGATTTTATATTCACtgttaaatttatttccatttgaaaataacAACAGTTTATTGATAATCAGCATCCTTGTAAAGAGCTGAAAGACTCTTGCCAAAACACCAGAGCATTCTCCTACAATTCTGGCATTTGTCTATAATCTCACTTTGCCCTCTAGTGCCCATTCTgggtttgggtggttttttttccctgcactgtAAAGTACCCTATTGATTGAAATATgtcaaagcatatttttatttggcaATGAGATTTTTTAAGGATAGTTACAAActaaaaagaaagcttaaagGTATGAGAGTTTCTGAACAATTAGTGGGCAATGAATTAAGATATTTCCACGGCAGGTAAAGTGAGGCAATAAAAACTAAGATCCTTTACGAGAAAGcagttgaaaatatttcatgctaTTTCCAAGTTTCGGTAAAAATGAGACCATTTCAATAAAAGTCTACTGCTTTTCAGAAGCCACCTAGGATATCAGAACCAGAAAGGCAAAATAGGCTGCATGCCCTTTTATTGGAAgtgccaaaaccaaacaagcagcagaaaaaagatattaaatgaTCTTGCAGTGGGTATACTTCAAGTGCTGTTAGTTACAAAGCCCGAGAAACACATCTTTTGCTGTAACATTTGTGGCAGGGTGtcaccaggaagaaaaatggttttgataGCTTGTTCCGTTTCTTTGGTCTTTTGTGTTCTGGATAATGATGAAGTTGTtagctggttttatttctgctatttCAGCTTCAGACCCGATAGTCATATCTCTCGTTACCTCTTTAGCTTGCACACGTGGGTAGTAGACAGGAGACTATGTACACCCTGCAAAAGAGACATAGATATGGTACCTGAGATCTGGTGTACCATTGCTTTTGCTCTTACCAGTCATATTTCTGTTTAGAAGTTTTAGATATTTAGATGTTATTATCACTCCTTTGCATGATAATCTTCTGAATGGCTGGAGATCAGGGGAAGCTTTAAAGTGTTTCCTCAGCTAATGCTTAAATGAACCTTCAGCAATTTCAGCCCTCTGAAgctaacatagaatcatagaattttttgggttggaaaggaccttagatATAAaccagtcctgttcaatatctttatcaatgacctggatgaaggcagatgacactaagctgggaggaagtgttgatctgctggagggtagggaggctctgcaaagggatctgaacaggctggaccgctgggctgaggccagtggcctgaggttcaacaaggccaaatgccgggtcctgcacttggggcataacaaccctatgcagtgctacagactgggggaagaatggctggagagctgcacggaggagaaggacctgggggtaatggttgacagccgactgaacatgagccagcagtgtgcccaggtggccaagaaggccaatggcatcttggcgtggccagcaggtccagagaggtcattctccccctgtactcaacACTGGCGAGGCTGgaccttgaatattgtgttcagctctgggccccttgctacaagaaggatgttgaggctctggagtgtgtccagagaagagcaacaaagctggtgaaggggccagagaacaagtcttaccagGAGAGGGTgggggaactggagttgtttagcctggataagaggaggcagagggggagatcttattgctctctacaattacctgaaaggagattgtggagaggagggagctggcctcttctcccaagtgacaggggacaggacaaggggcaatggcctcaagcacTGCCAGGGCAgcttcagactggatatcaggaagaaacttttcacacaaagggtcatcgggcactggcagaggctgcccagggaggtggttgaatcaccatccctgaaaggcatttaaaagatgggtagatgaggtgctcagggacacggtttagtggcagataggaatggttggactcaatgatccaagaggtcttttccaacctggtgattctacgattctatgattctatgataatgtagttccaacccccttgccatgagtagggacacttcccactagatcaggttgctcataggCTCATacaaccaggccttgaacacgtccagggaaagggcatccataacttctctgggcaacagttcctcaccaccctcacagttaagaatttcttcctaatatctaatctaaatctaccatctttcagcctaaaaccgTTACCACTtctcctatcactgcactccctgataaagacaCTTTCTCAGCTTACCTGTAGGCCTCCtggaagtactggaaggctgctataagatctccctggaccttcacttctccaggctgaacaacttcaaatctctcagactgtcctcaaAGGAGAGGTGTCGTTTTGTGGAAACCACAGCCTGCTGTCTCTCCGCTGCTTCTTTATGCCAGACCCAGAAGACTGTGCTGAGTATATATCAGCTTTGGCCACAGAAAatagttggtttttttggtttgttttttttttaagtctttgggttttttaccaATTTGTTGCCAATATTCATCAGGTAACACAGCCTGGataaaactttgtttttctccttactAACATACAGCAagtgacaaaggaaaaaacaaccaTTTGAAATGGAGTCACACAGGGACAGTTTCCCAAAGGGTAAAATCCAGGCTTGGCCTCACAGAAATTAGTAGATTTCTGCAAAGTTTGTTACGAGTTGTTTTGAAGAATGTGACTATATTGCAAGTATTACTCAAGGCTAAGGTTCAGAGGAGAAATTCATTGGAATACCAATATATTTCTGTGGGTCAATTTGTGAGCAAAGGGAAAGAGTCAGGAGATTTCATGCAGCAATAAAATACAGTGCTGAATGATGATGTTTGAGATTGCAGTAGTCAGGATGTATATGCCTATGAGCAAGCAGGATGTACCACAGACCGGGTACCCTACTAAATGCAGagaatttatttcagatgaGCATATGAAAGAAGGTAAGTTGAACTAGAAatggagcaggaaggaaaaaaacccttaatcCGCACATAGTTAGGGGAGGCAAAGATACTTCAATTAGAAGTAACAATGTCCAACTGAGAAGTTATTGAAGAAGCCATAGCTACTGCAAACAATATCATACGTAGACAAACTCTTCTAAAATTACCTTACCTCTCTGAACAAAGCAAATGTTAGAATGactcaaatatatatataaaaaaaaatgttggagaAAAGCATACAAACTTTGCAAGAATAATGAATAATCTTAACCTAAGTCAAgattacttaaatattttactacttTACTTTTTATGCAGCCTTGATcagtacaaaaccagaaattccTGCAGGGTGAGGAATGATTCTCTCTATGTAGTTGAAATAGAGATGGAAAGTAGCAGCATATTTTATTAGCAGAAAACACCATAGGATGACACTATTTGTCATAAGATCGCAGTCACTTCCTATGGAGTAACCCTCACTGAGAAGTCGTATTGATTCATTTATAGCTAGTGTAGACATCTCACTTACTAAGGGAAGTACGTACATTGAATAGTCCActacattttcaaaaacaaagtTTCAGCaacataattatttaaatacaacCAAAACTAACTACTAGCATTGCCACAAGATAGATCATAGAACaaataatgtatataaatattcttaaagCTGAGTTACGTCAAGTCAAAATCTTTGTACCTTAGTTGTTAAGCTTCCTTATGACTTTTTCTATCAATTGAAGACATCTCCTCATTTCTGCACGGCTGATCTCCCAGGAGCACATGTTGTGTTGTCTGTCTTTAAGAAAACAgtctattttctgaaaatacttctTCAGTTTCAGTCTGTTGATTTCTTTACTCCAAAAGTAGTGGGTCTGCTTCTTGATCACACATGCCTCCAACTGCTCAATTTGATGATAAAGTCCATTTTGGAATTGTTCTAAAGCACTCCCATCCCAAGCAGCTAGAGTCAGATTTTTGCTAAAGATGTAGAAGATGTGTTGGAAGATCTCTTCAATGGCTGCCTTGACAGCCTCTTTCTGTCTGGGCTTTAGAACTCGTTTAGGAAATCTGAAGGACATTTTCTCTCTTAGGCACTGTGGAGGAAACTTTTTGCCCATTTTGTCCAAAAGTTGCAGGCTGTTCTtgatcatttttctttgctgtaaagGAAGGTGATTACACTGAAGACCGGAAATGGTGGTGGTGCATGACAGTATGAGGCCAATTTGTATCAAGCCAAAAGCATTCATAATAAAGATAAGCTctaatgttctttctttcctgtgtatAAATGTTGAGAGACAGGCTGGGAAGATCTGAAGGTCGTTCATAGGCTGTTGTTTCTTCAAAGTCTAGAAATGTAATTATTCTGTAGGAGAAGTTTTCATTCATCATTTTTTGGTTTATAAGGTTTTCCCCCTTTTGTATGCTTTTGACACTTAccactttcattttctgctttatgacttcattgtctcttttttcttttccactttcttcttAAGAATGTTATATACAAGTATTAGATTACCTATTCCCTCTTCCTGAAAAATTCTACAGGAAGAATAACaagagttttaaagaaaaagtaacagaaatatCTTTAGTTTCTTGGTATTTTATCAGTGGAGGAAtatgttgaaataaaataacatactCAATGATAGGTCAGTGACCTGCTGAATACTGCTGCCATCCTAACTCCTCAGCGTGATTTATACCTCCAGTTTCAGTTTACCTTTCTCCACCTACTTTCATTCagggaaaatacttttctttctcctcaccTATATTTCTCTTGACCATTTAAACTCAAATGACAAATGTCATATCAATAAAATATAtgtgtctgtgtatatatatatatatatatatatatgcatttaaaaatgtgcataTGCTTTAATATAACTACATGTATTTTAATGCATACACCCTGCTAATTATAGAAGGCCTTGATCTCACTTAGAGATTGTAAGTGCCATGTGAATACAAATACTCACATGGGAACAGGTTAGATACTTGGATGAAACAGTCTTTTTCCCCCCATACATGTGTAACTAAACAATAATTAGTGTCAGTGCCCTCAAAGCACAGATCTGAATTCTGACATTAAACGGATAGCAAAACAttagagaagacaaaaaatattctaaaattcAGCTGTTTGCTTTCCCTAGCCTTGTAATAAAGGAGGACAGAACTATCACAGTACATTGGGAAATGTAGCTCCTGTTCTTGATTCTATGTTGGTGAAAGCTAGTCTTAAACTAGAAGTTTGCTGTCTCCTCCATCTCCTGTGTGAACTTAGATCACTGCAATGGCATTTCTCTGCAAGTGGTTGTGTCTGGATGAAGAGATCAGATAGACATTTTTAGTCTTGAGACCtgtctctgtatttttattctgttgtagCACCCATTGCTGTGTGGTTGGCTTTATTCCCACTCTGGTAGTCACTCTGACCAGATTTATGATGCTATTTCAGGGCTTTGTGTTCAGCACATAGGTATTTGGGAGGCTTTAAAAAGTCACAAATAAGCTCAGCACAATTATTCATATGAGCAAACTCCTTGGATGTCCTAATGCTCTTAAGCAACATTGGATTGGCTGTACTGCCAGCGTGAGCAGAAAATGAATCCCCtagcatgaaataaaaaaaagtaagaacaaTCAGAGCAGAATATAAATGTATAACATGGGACCAAATCTTTTCACTTACTGGgaatgtttattattttggaaaaactGGCCTAAAATGCATTATTGTCAAATACAAAATGGCCATGCAGATATATCACTTTTACAACAATATAGCTGCAGAAGGTAAACAAATAACATATTACAATCgtcattaaataaattaaaaaatgtataattcaagaaaaatattaaatactgcTACAGCTATTTCCATAAATTAtgcacaagtatttttttctctatatgtAATCATTGTATGAGCTTAATCCTTCTGCTGATTTAAACATGTAAACCACTCTATATGCATTTTATCTCCCAGATATACaagctctttctttcctcttacaaaatagtttttttatGTTCCCTTCTCAAAGAAGAAGCTGAGATGCTGTCCTGGGTTTCACaaacattacagaaaagaaaaacagaaaggtgGTCCCTTTCAGTTTTCTCACAAAGACAGAGCTGGTTCAGGTATTTTATTCTCTTGTCTGAGTTAACAGATCATTTGATCCACTGTTCCTTACAGAA belongs to Cuculus canorus isolate bCucCan1 chromosome Z, bCucCan1.pri, whole genome shotgun sequence and includes:
- the LOC104063167 gene encoding interferon alpha-2 encodes the protein MNAFGLIQIGLILSCTTTISGLQCNHLPLQQRKMIKNSLQLLDKMGKKFPPQCLREKMSFRFPKRVLKPRQKEAVKAAIEEIFQHIFYIFSKNLTLAAWDGSALEQFQNGLYHQIEQLEACVIKKQTHYFWSKEINRLKLKKYFQKIDCFLKDRQHNMCSWEISRAEMRRCLQLIEKVIRKLNN